A single Trichocoleus sp. FACHB-46 DNA region contains:
- a CDS encoding o-succinylbenzoate synthase encodes MLATQIHSYQFEFRAYQRPFRQPLKTSQGLWNVRTGILLRLTDETGQVGFGEIAPLAWFGSETFEQTLVFCRQLPSEITAEHISAIPSTLPACQFGLESAWLALNLNNVAAKIRNPKSEIPYSALLPTGPDAVEAWRSLWQQGFYTFKWKVGVAAVQEELEILQTLCQSLPPQARLRLDANAGLTLETAIAYLQACDQLGIEFLEQPLPVNQFQNMLALSQQYSTPLALDESVATLAQLKTCYAQGWRGIFVIKPAIAGFPSQLRQFCQTHQIDAVFSSVFETAIGRDIGLSLAAELTSSDRAAGFGVTHWFSDSWDQLSDFEQLWNSL; translated from the coding sequence ATGCTTGCCACCCAAATTCATTCCTACCAGTTCGAGTTTCGAGCCTATCAGCGCCCATTTCGCCAGCCTTTGAAAACTAGCCAAGGGTTATGGAATGTTAGAACCGGAATTCTGCTGCGTCTAACTGACGAAACGGGCCAGGTTGGTTTTGGGGAGATTGCGCCTTTGGCTTGGTTTGGCTCCGAAACCTTCGAGCAAACATTAGTTTTTTGTCGGCAACTTCCTTCTGAAATTACTGCTGAACACATCTCAGCCATTCCATCCACCTTGCCAGCTTGTCAGTTTGGCCTTGAATCTGCTTGGTTAGCCTTAAACTTAAACAACGTCGCAGCCAAAATCCGAAATCCAAAATCCGAAATTCCCTACAGTGCTTTGCTTCCCACTGGCCCGGACGCAGTAGAGGCTTGGCGATCGCTTTGGCAGCAGGGTTTCTACACTTTTAAGTGGAAAGTGGGAGTCGCAGCCGTGCAAGAGGAACTGGAAATTTTGCAGACCTTGTGCCAATCTCTTCCACCCCAGGCTCGTTTACGGCTGGATGCCAATGCAGGTTTGACCCTAGAGACGGCGATCGCTTACTTACAAGCTTGCGACCAATTAGGCATTGAGTTTTTAGAGCAACCGCTGCCAGTCAATCAGTTCCAGAACATGTTGGCACTGAGCCAACAGTACTCTACTCCCTTAGCCTTGGATGAATCAGTTGCCACTCTGGCTCAACTCAAAACTTGCTATGCCCAAGGTTGGCGAGGCATTTTCGTGATCAAACCAGCGATCGCGGGGTTTCCCTCCCAATTGCGGCAATTTTGTCAAACGCACCAAATTGATGCAGTTTTTTCCTCAGTTTTTGAGACAGCCATTGGTCGAGATATAGGTTTAAGCTTGGCAGCAGAACTCACTTCAAGCGATCGCGCTGCTGGCTTTGGTGTAACGCACTGGTTCAGCGATAGTTGGGATCAACTTTCAGATTTTGAGCAGTTATGGAACAGCCTCTAG
- a CDS encoding 2-succinylbenzoate--CoA ligase: MEQPLASGLLLQHLQARSQTDWLIGVDQVKLTDLAQHLFQELTQLIHQGTTPKIFLAERSPERFLAGFLAACAAQCPVFLCNPCWVQAEWQQVLDLVTPDLIWGDCDSLALPSNTLAPSVLEDFAQVPPKCGGLGRPGSDHSGWIMIPTGGSSGRIRFAIHTWSTLLASVRGCQQYFEVQKINSYCVLPIYHVSGLMQFLRSFVSDGKLVVQPFKQLEAGDYSSIDLTQFFISLVPTQLQRLLERQESSHWLAQFHTVLLGGAPAWNDLLEAARRDRIRLAPTYGMTETASQIATLHPKDFLAGHQNSGRVLPHGNVSIHSESGELLLPGQVGHIRIQAESLTLGYYPQLFEQPQFQPDDLGYLDQQGYLHIIGRSSHKIITGGENVFPAEVEAAIRATNLVTDVCVIGLPNAHWGQVVTALYVPACQTTSTNLSDRLQARLSKFKQPKYWISVEHLPRNLQGKVNYEQAQAIALKWFQNRSTA, encoded by the coding sequence ATGGAACAGCCTCTAGCTTCTGGCCTGCTTTTGCAGCATTTACAGGCGCGATCGCAAACTGACTGGCTTATTGGTGTTGACCAAGTCAAACTCACTGATCTGGCTCAGCATTTATTCCAAGAACTCACTCAACTCATCCACCAAGGAACTACTCCTAAAATCTTTTTAGCCGAGCGATCGCCAGAGCGGTTTCTGGCAGGATTCCTCGCTGCTTGTGCTGCTCAATGCCCTGTGTTTTTGTGCAATCCTTGTTGGGTCCAGGCGGAGTGGCAGCAGGTCTTGGATTTGGTGACACCGGATTTAATTTGGGGCGATTGTGACTCTTTAGCTCTTCCCTCAAATACTTTGGCCCCCTCAGTATTAGAGGACTTTGCTCAAGTTCCCCCCAAGTGTGGGGGGCTAGGGAGGCCAGGTTCAGACCACTCAGGTTGGATCATGATTCCGACAGGGGGGTCATCTGGGCGAATTCGCTTTGCTATCCACACTTGGTCAACGCTGCTGGCTTCAGTGCGGGGTTGCCAGCAATATTTTGAGGTGCAGAAAATTAATTCTTACTGTGTCTTGCCGATTTACCACGTCAGCGGTTTGATGCAATTTCTACGCTCTTTTGTGTCAGATGGGAAATTGGTAGTGCAGCCCTTCAAGCAATTGGAGGCAGGAGATTATAGCTCGATTGACCTAACTCAATTTTTCATTTCTCTGGTGCCAACTCAATTACAGCGTTTGCTAGAAAGGCAAGAATCAAGCCATTGGTTGGCCCAGTTTCACACGGTTCTCCTTGGTGGAGCGCCCGCTTGGAATGATCTGCTAGAAGCTGCTAGACGCGATCGCATTCGTCTAGCCCCCACTTATGGCATGACCGAAACCGCCTCTCAAATCGCCACCCTTCACCCAAAAGATTTTTTGGCAGGTCATCAAAATAGTGGTCGAGTTTTACCCCACGGCAACGTCAGTATCCACAGCGAGTCTGGAGAATTGCTGCTACCCGGTCAGGTCGGCCACATCAGGATTCAAGCTGAGTCATTGACGCTGGGCTATTATCCGCAACTGTTTGAGCAACCTCAGTTTCAACCCGATGACTTGGGCTATCTCGACCAGCAAGGCTATTTGCACATCATCGGTCGCAGCAGCCACAAGATTATTACGGGGGGCGAAAATGTTTTTCCCGCCGAGGTGGAAGCAGCGATTCGAGCGACCAACTTAGTGACTGATGTTTGTGTAATTGGCCTTCCAAATGCTCACTGGGGGCAGGTTGTGACAGCGCTTTACGTTCCTGCCTGTCAAACTACTTCGACTAATTTAAGCGATCGTTTGCAAGCACGCTTAAGCAAATTTAAGCAGCCTAAATACTGGATTTCAGTCGAGCATTTACCGCGAAATCTCCAAGGCAAAGTCAACTACGAACAGGCTCAAGCGATCGCCCTCAAATGGTTTCAGAATCGCTCCACTGCTTAA
- a CDS encoding thioesterase family protein — translation MPFIYSRTIRFQDTDAAGVVYFANVLAMCHEAYEASLAASGINLKEFFSNSAIAIPITHAEVDFFRPMFCGDQELIHLTPTLISEQEFRIDYQIFAEGSSDRPLSQAHTRHVCINPTIRKRENLPEMMWQWLKQWSDSETI, via the coding sequence ATGCCTTTTATCTATTCTCGAACCATTCGCTTTCAAGACACTGATGCAGCGGGTGTAGTCTACTTTGCCAATGTGTTGGCGATGTGTCATGAAGCTTATGAAGCCTCTTTGGCAGCCTCAGGAATTAATTTGAAGGAGTTTTTCAGCAACTCTGCGATCGCCATTCCCATCACCCATGCAGAAGTTGATTTTTTTCGACCCATGTTTTGTGGTGATCAAGAATTGATTCATCTGACACCAACATTAATTTCAGAGCAAGAATTCAGAATTGATTACCAAATTTTTGCAGAAGGCTCCAGCGATCGCCCGTTAAGCCAAGCGCATACTCGTCATGTCTGTATTAATCCGACAATTAGAAAACGAGAAAATTTGCCAGAAATGATGTGGCAATGGCTTAAGCAGTGGAGCGATTCTGAAACCATTTGA
- a CDS encoding HD domain-containing protein — protein MPSNRLAQQIAFIVEIDKLKQILRQTLLTNASRQENSAEHSWHIALMAIVLAEYAPAGVNLLHAVKLLLLHDLVEIDAGDTFCYDLSGNQSKAERELAAADRLFGLLPPDQGTELRSLWEEFEAQVTPEAKFAVALDRLQPILNNQQTGGASWKKHGIRADQVLWRMQPVQEGAPELWPLVEQIVADCVAAGYLQQASQAESVST, from the coding sequence GTGCCATCCAACCGACTCGCTCAACAAATTGCCTTTATTGTCGAAATTGACAAACTAAAGCAGATTTTGCGGCAGACGTTGCTCACCAACGCTTCGCGGCAGGAAAATAGCGCAGAACATTCCTGGCATATTGCCTTGATGGCGATCGTGCTGGCTGAGTACGCGCCCGCAGGCGTGAATCTATTACACGCTGTCAAATTGCTGTTGCTGCACGATTTAGTCGAGATTGATGCAGGTGATACGTTCTGCTACGACCTCAGCGGTAACCAAAGCAAAGCGGAGCGGGAACTGGCGGCTGCCGATCGCTTATTTGGGTTGTTGCCTCCAGACCAAGGAACTGAGTTGCGATCGCTCTGGGAAGAATTTGAAGCTCAAGTGACTCCAGAAGCCAAATTTGCCGTTGCCCTCGATCGCCTCCAACCGATTCTAAACAATCAGCAAACTGGGGGAGCTTCTTGGAAAAAGCATGGCATTAGAGCAGATCAAGTGTTGTGGCGGATGCAGCCTGTCCAGGAAGGAGCACCGGAGTTGTGGCCCTTAGTGGAGCAAATTGTGGCGGATTGTGTGGCAGCAGGTTATCTACAACAAGCTTCACAAGCTGAGTCTGTTAGCACTTAA
- a CDS encoding pentapeptide repeat-containing protein yields MLPTTASDLLAFSNRFLEQEVSDRLQILKQLGLARYADFMLLMPNTDANVACVMRFFAEPSRVKFPDLRGVELAGLTLDGANLIRANLTGAKLNGSSLVKADLIYAQLQDADLRNADLRGATLNKTSWAGAWVEGCRLGVGVGLTDDQRQDLQERGALLESWLK; encoded by the coding sequence ATGCTGCCAACTACCGCATCAGATTTGTTAGCCTTCTCTAACCGTTTCCTGGAGCAGGAAGTGAGCGATCGCCTGCAAATCCTGAAACAGTTGGGGTTGGCTCGCTACGCCGACTTCATGTTGCTGATGCCCAACACTGATGCCAATGTTGCTTGTGTAATGCGCTTTTTTGCTGAACCTAGTCGAGTCAAGTTTCCTGATTTGCGTGGTGTGGAGCTAGCAGGTTTGACATTAGATGGAGCGAATTTGATTCGAGCGAATTTAACAGGAGCGAAACTGAACGGTAGCAGCCTGGTGAAAGCTGACTTGATTTACGCTCAGTTGCAAGATGCTGATTTAAGAAATGCGGACCTGCGAGGGGCGACCCTCAACAAAACTAGTTGGGCTGGAGCTTGGGTGGAAGGTTGCCGTCTGGGTGTAGGAGTGGGTTTAACGGATGACCAGCGGCAAGATTTACAAGAGCGAGGCGCTTTGTTGGAGTCTTGGTTGAAGTAA
- a CDS encoding S-layer family protein translates to MPINNDAVTVNEDTVVSINVLGNDSSTDGSLLTIVNFSQATNGSVSSNGDGTFTYTPNANFNGSDSYTYMVGSGTGTESATVAITVSPINDEPIASNDAFTTSENTTITISALLANDFDVDGDFLTIIDFTNVANGVLIDNGDGSFSYSPNFGFTGADGFSYIISDGNGNTSQASVTISVGNGSGEGLGSINGTPNDDTLPGTNGNDTIYGYGGNDTISPGLGYDYVDGGEGEDTLIIDYSSLDSMSGYSYGYGSGYYSGYSYSGNGYSNISFSNIERFNITGTANNDYLYGAELNDILNGNDGDDEIYGGGGADILNGGNGNDTIYGGDGDDTINGGIGNDVIFSGNGADTIDGGAGDDALKDVDFSADTTGLNFNDTNPITGNITLANGTVATNVEFIDGLTTGIGNDTINFSRQRNNTINTGAGDDIINAGLGQDYVNGGEGEDTLTIDYSSLGYMYGSSYGNGNGYYSDTYNSISFSNIERFNITGTANNDSIFGGYGDDVLNGGAGDDLISGSGGADTIDGGAGDDALKDVDFSADTTGLNFNDTNPITGNITLANGTVATNVEFIDGLTTGIGNDNINYSRQRNNTINTGAGNDKINSGLGYDYVDGGEGEDTLVIDYSSLDSMSGSGNSYYYGYNSSYYSGYGVNGYSSINFSNIEHLNVTGTANSDIFGGGSGSDVLSGGAGNDVISSCGGADLIDGGAGEDGLGDADFSANTTGLSFSDATAIAGNITLANGTVATNVEFIDGLTTGSGNDTINFSRQRNNIINTGAGNDTINAGLGQDFVDGGEGEDTLIVDYSALNSMSGGSDYYSSRGGYFAGYGTDGFSSISLRNIEHLNVTGTANNDIFGGIGGDDVLNGGAGNDVISGGGGADKIDGGAGEDALNDADFSTATKNLTFGDTGSISKELKLANGTVITNIEFFDGLTTGSGNDTINYSRYRNNTINTGSGNDNINAGLGADTVDGGAGDDLLHIDYSSLSYMYGYNYSNGGGYYSGYSANGYNSISFSNIERLNITGTISSDSLYGGDGNDTLSGGFGNDYISGGAGNDTLNDGAGSDTLIGGTGNDAITLTNDGFSNTIFYTNGDGSDTVKQFRRGAGGDVIFFSGIAAIDVVKSGNGTQLRLSDGISNNAGFGKGALLVTLAETAGFAAADVNINLLSNDGGQFLFA, encoded by the coding sequence ATGCCTATCAATAACGACGCAGTCACGGTCAACGAAGATACAGTCGTATCAATTAATGTACTTGGCAATGACAGCAGTACCGATGGTAGCTTGCTCACTATTGTTAACTTTAGCCAAGCCACCAACGGCTCGGTTTCAAGTAATGGAGATGGAACCTTCACCTACACCCCAAACGCCAACTTCAATGGCAGTGATAGCTATACCTATATGGTCGGTTCGGGTACAGGTACTGAGAGCGCTACGGTGGCGATCACGGTTAGCCCTATCAATGACGAACCGATCGCTAGTAACGACGCTTTCACAACTAGTGAAAATACAACCATCACCATTTCTGCTCTACTAGCCAATGATTTCGATGTTGATGGTGATTTTCTCACAATTATTGACTTCACTAACGTTGCTAATGGCGTGCTGATCGATAATGGCGACGGCAGCTTCTCCTATAGTCCCAATTTTGGCTTCACTGGTGCTGATGGCTTTAGTTACATCATTAGCGATGGCAATGGAAATACCAGCCAAGCAAGTGTCACCATTTCAGTCGGTAATGGCTCTGGTGAAGGATTGGGTAGCATTAATGGCACACCAAATGATGACACTCTGCCAGGCACTAATGGTAACGACACCATCTACGGCTATGGCGGCAATGACACGATTAGCCCTGGCCTAGGCTACGACTATGTCGATGGTGGCGAAGGGGAAGACACCTTAATCATTGACTACTCCTCCCTCGACTCTATGTCTGGCTACTCCTATGGCTATGGCAGTGGTTACTACTCTGGCTACAGTTACAGTGGCAATGGCTACAGCAACATCAGCTTTAGTAACATTGAACGCTTCAACATTACAGGAACGGCAAACAACGATTATCTTTACGGTGCTGAGCTAAACGACATCCTCAATGGTAATGATGGCGACGACGAAATCTATGGTGGTGGTGGAGCTGACATCCTCAACGGTGGCAACGGCAATGACACCATTTATGGTGGTGACGGTGACGACACTATTAACGGTGGAATTGGCAATGATGTCATTTTCAGCGGCAATGGAGCCGATACCATTGATGGCGGTGCTGGCGACGATGCTTTAAAGGATGTAGATTTCTCTGCGGATACAACTGGCCTTAATTTCAATGACACTAATCCCATTACTGGCAACATCACTTTAGCCAACGGAACAGTTGCCACTAATGTCGAGTTCATCGATGGTTTGACTACAGGCATCGGCAACGACACCATCAACTTCAGCCGTCAACGTAACAACACCATCAACACAGGTGCTGGCGACGACATCATCAATGCGGGGTTGGGGCAAGACTACGTCAATGGGGGTGAAGGAGAAGACACCCTCACTATTGACTACTCCTCGCTCGGCTACATGTATGGCTCTTCCTATGGCAATGGCAATGGTTACTACTCTGACACGTACAACAGTATCAGCTTTAGCAACATTGAGCGCTTCAACATCACAGGAACTGCCAATAACGACTCTATTTTTGGTGGTTACGGCGATGATGTACTCAATGGTGGGGCGGGGGATGATCTTATTTCTGGAAGTGGCGGAGCCGATACCATTGATGGCGGTGCTGGCGACGATGCTTTAAAGGATGTAGATTTCTCTGCGGATACAACTGGCCTTAATTTCAATGACACTAATCCCATTACTGGCAACATCACTTTAGCCAACGGAACAGTTGCCACTAATGTCGAGTTCATCGATGGTTTGACTACAGGCATCGGCAACGACAACATCAACTACAGCCGTCAGCGTAACAACACCATCAACACAGGGGCTGGTAATGACAAAATTAACTCTGGCCTAGGATACGACTATGTCGATGGCGGCGAAGGGGAAGACACCTTAGTCATTGACTACTCCTCCCTCGACTCTATGTCTGGGTCTGGTAATTCTTACTACTATGGCTATAACAGTAGCTATTACTCTGGATATGGAGTCAATGGCTACAGCAGCATCAACTTCAGCAACATCGAGCACTTGAATGTCACTGGAACTGCCAATAGTGACATTTTCGGAGGTGGTAGTGGCAGCGATGTTCTCAGCGGCGGGGCTGGTAATGATGTCATTTCTAGCTGTGGAGGTGCAGACCTCATTGATGGTGGTGCAGGTGAAGATGGATTAGGAGATGCAGATTTCTCTGCGAATACCACTGGACTCAGCTTCAGTGATGCAACTGCGATCGCGGGCAATATCACTTTAGCCAACGGCACAGTTGCTACCAATGTTGAGTTCATTGATGGCTTGACCACAGGCAGCGGCAACGACACCATCAACTTCAGTCGTCAGCGCAACAACATCATCAACACAGGGGCAGGCAACGACACGATCAATGCAGGTTTAGGACAAGACTTTGTCGATGGCGGCGAAGGAGAGGACACTCTCATCGTTGACTACTCCGCCCTCAACTCCATGTCCGGAGGTTCTGATTACTACAGCTCTAGAGGTGGTTACTTTGCAGGCTATGGAACCGATGGCTTCAGCAGCATCAGCCTTAGAAACATCGAGCACCTGAATGTCACTGGAACTGCCAATAATGACATTTTTGGGGGCATTGGTGGTGACGATGTTCTCAACGGTGGAGCTGGTAATGATGTGATTAGTGGGGGTGGCGGCGCTGACAAGATTGATGGTGGTGCTGGTGAAGATGCTTTGAACGATGCTGACTTCTCAACTGCCACTAAGAATCTCACTTTTGGAGATACTGGCAGCATCAGTAAGGAACTCAAGCTAGCCAATGGCACTGTTATCACCAATATCGAGTTTTTCGATGGGCTCACTACAGGTAGTGGTAATGACACTATCAACTACAGTCGTTACCGCAACAATACGATTAACACAGGTAGTGGGAACGACAACATTAATGCGGGCTTAGGAGCAGACACTGTGGATGGTGGAGCAGGTGATGATCTGCTCCACATCGATTACTCCTCTCTCAGCTACATGTATGGCTACAACTACTCCAATGGTGGTGGCTATTACTCTGGCTACAGCGCCAATGGCTACAACTCCATTAGCTTTAGCAACATCGAGCGTCTCAATATCACTGGCACTATCAGTAGCGACTCCTTGTATGGCGGCGATGGCAACGATACCCTCAGTGGTGGCTTTGGCAACGACTACATCTCCGGTGGTGCTGGTAATGACACGCTGAATGATGGAGCTGGCAGCGACACTCTCATTGGTGGCACAGGTAATGACGCGATCACCCTGACCAATGATGGTTTCTCTAACACCATTTTTTACACCAATGGTGATGGCAGCGATACAGTGAAGCAGTTCCGGAGAGGGGCAGGCGGAGACGTCATCTTCTTTAGCGGCATTGCTGCGATTGATGTCGTCAAATCTGGCAACGGCACACAACTACGGCTCAGTGATGGCATCAGCAACAACGCAGGTTTCGGCAAAGGTGCTTTACTAGTGACGTTAGCAGAGACAGCAGGCTTTGCAGCAGCCGACGTTAATATAAATCTGCTTTCAAACGATGGAGGCCAGTTCCTATTTGCTTAG
- a CDS encoding fatty acid desaturase, producing MQNLDIRLKESSSISIASYAGILIAATITSLWLGSLIWCFTIDISSLQIFGLIPVILIRTFLHTGLFITAHDAMHGTISKNRKINEGIGTVVSAFYALLPYQDLLANHRLHHRAPATNRDPDFYDREPQSIRAWYFHFMKSYLSGKQSWILLIGMSIVFYSLLFGFQVPLANVLLFWLLPLLLSSWQLFYFGIYLPHREPSAGYTNRHRATSLNCSSVWSFLSCYHFGYHWEHHEYPDVPWYGLAAVRKSLD from the coding sequence ATGCAAAATTTAGATATTAGATTAAAGGAATCATCTTCGATTTCTATAGCTTCTTATGCAGGAATTTTAATCGCTGCTACTATTACTAGCCTATGGTTAGGAAGCTTGATATGGTGTTTCACGATTGATATTTCTAGCTTACAAATTTTTGGTTTAATTCCAGTTATTCTAATTAGAACTTTTTTGCATACTGGGCTGTTCATTACAGCTCATGACGCAATGCACGGAACTATTTCCAAAAACCGCAAAATTAACGAGGGTATTGGCACCGTAGTTTCTGCTTTTTATGCCCTCCTGCCCTATCAAGATCTTTTAGCTAACCATCGCCTACATCATCGCGCTCCAGCTACCAATCGCGATCCAGACTTTTATGATCGGGAGCCTCAAAGCATTAGGGCCTGGTACTTTCACTTTATGAAAAGCTACCTGTCAGGCAAGCAAAGTTGGATTTTGCTAATTGGCATGAGCATTGTTTTTTACAGTTTGCTATTTGGGTTTCAAGTTCCCCTAGCTAATGTGTTGTTGTTTTGGTTGTTGCCACTTCTTTTAAGCTCCTGGCAACTCTTTTACTTTGGGATTTATCTACCTCACCGCGAGCCTTCAGCAGGATATACCAATCGCCATCGGGCAACTAGCCTCAATTGTTCAAGTGTTTGGTCATTTCTTAGCTGCTATCACTTTGGTTATCACTGGGAGCATCACGAGTATCCAGATGTCCCTTGGTATGGATTAGCCGCAGTCAGAAAAAGCTTAGATTAA
- a CDS encoding NblA/ycf18 family protein, which translates to MNSPAQLSLEQEFSLRSFADQVQLMSREQAQEFLVSLYEQMMLREKMYQEFLKHEWGLDTPENWV; encoded by the coding sequence ATGAATTCCCCCGCCCAATTATCTTTAGAACAAGAATTCAGTCTTAGAAGTTTCGCAGATCAAGTTCAGCTCATGTCCCGTGAACAAGCTCAGGAGTTTCTAGTCAGCTTGTATGAGCAAATGATGCTGCGAGAAAAGATGTACCAAGAATTTCTGAAGCATGAGTGGGGCTTAGACACTCCAGAGAACTGGGTCTAA
- a CDS encoding DUF4112 domain-containing protein has protein sequence MNNTERLLTLNRIRKLSRLMDTAIRIPGIGFRIGLDPIMGLIPGAGDLVSTAFSAYIIFLAARFSLPSPVLYRMVFNIGLEAVVGSIPLIGDLFDAFYKSNIRNLALLEQHLQVVDPELEEVAAVTPLPR, from the coding sequence ATGAACAACACTGAACGTCTCCTCACACTCAATCGTATCCGTAAGCTCAGCCGCTTGATGGACACTGCCATTCGAATTCCGGGTATCGGTTTCCGAATCGGCCTAGACCCGATTATGGGGCTAATTCCAGGGGCAGGAGATCTTGTAAGCACCGCCTTCTCGGCTTACATCATTTTCCTGGCAGCTCGATTCAGTTTGCCCTCTCCCGTGTTGTACCGCATGGTCTTCAACATCGGCTTGGAGGCAGTAGTGGGTTCTATACCGCTGATTGGTGACTTGTTCGATGCCTTTTATAAATCGAACATCCGAAATCTGGCCCTGCTAGAACAACACCTGCAAGTGGTAGATCCAGAACTAGAGGAAGTGGCGGCAGTCACTCCCCTACCTCGCTAG
- a CDS encoding methylmalonic aciduria and homocystinuria type D protein: MQYSVHSPTQFIQTYADQLLPDWSQPILSILVVLQQCSSLMLSRTLATETQKRQGREQFLQFGHQVALELEFLGHLADLFDPATGWPLRSPPGRLHLDDVAVVRAALQYPTMAQGDCTLVIHPEWESAVYPSVLVSSAPLSLLETVAAQVSDRYLLDLHH; the protein is encoded by the coding sequence ATGCAATATTCAGTTCATTCGCCCACTCAATTTATTCAGACTTACGCTGACCAATTGCTGCCCGATTGGTCGCAGCCGATTTTGTCGATTTTGGTCGTGCTACAACAATGCTCTAGCTTGATGCTGAGTCGAACTCTGGCAACAGAAACCCAAAAGCGCCAGGGACGTGAACAGTTTTTGCAGTTTGGGCATCAAGTTGCACTAGAACTAGAATTCCTAGGCCATTTGGCAGACCTTTTTGATCCAGCAACAGGTTGGCCCCTGCGATCGCCTCCCGGTCGGCTGCACTTGGATGATGTTGCGGTGGTGCGGGCAGCATTGCAATATCCCACGATGGCTCAAGGCGACTGTACTTTAGTCATTCATCCGGAATGGGAGAGTGCTGTCTATCCCTCTGTACTCGTCTCATCTGCACCTCTCAGCTTGCTAGAAACAGTTGCTGCCCAGGTGAGCGATCGCTATCTACTGGATCTGCATCATTAG
- a CDS encoding DUF1517 domain-containing protein, with product MRNKLFSVIKPFLKSVLLVGLVLTLALSNADGALAARSGGRIGGGSFRAPSRGPTYSAPRSYTPGPGGYGGGYGYGYGGGGGFSPLFFIPFLGGTGGLSGLFGILIFFAIANFLVSTFRRVGAGADGESLDYDASSSNPAVSVAKLQVGLLAEARTLQADLNRIAEAADTSSSEGLVQVLQEASLALLRHPEYWIYAGSESQQTRLSAAEAQFNRLALAERSKFGEETLTNFNTRRQLKSANDASALTVAEPGGALTNTSQAPSEYIVVTILVGTQGKWQFPAINNTEDLRRALSQIGAIPSEQLLAVEILWTPQAEDDTLTTDDMIAEYPNLKLV from the coding sequence ATGCGTAATAAACTTTTTTCTGTAATCAAACCTTTTTTAAAGTCCGTGCTTCTGGTTGGCCTAGTGCTGACTCTGGCACTGAGTAATGCCGATGGTGCGTTGGCAGCCCGTAGCGGTGGACGCATTGGCGGTGGTTCATTCAGAGCCCCCAGTCGTGGCCCCACTTACTCTGCTCCCCGTAGCTATACTCCTGGCCCTGGTGGTTATGGCGGTGGGTATGGATACGGTTATGGTGGTGGCGGTGGATTTTCTCCTCTCTTCTTTATTCCGTTCCTCGGTGGTACGGGTGGATTAAGTGGCCTATTTGGTATCTTGATCTTCTTTGCGATCGCCAACTTCCTCGTCAGCACATTCCGCCGAGTCGGTGCGGGCGCAGATGGCGAAAGCCTAGACTATGATGCTTCCTCCAGCAACCCTGCTGTGTCAGTCGCGAAGCTGCAAGTGGGTTTGTTGGCCGAAGCTCGAACTCTGCAAGCTGACCTGAACCGCATTGCTGAAGCTGCTGATACTAGCTCTTCGGAAGGGTTGGTTCAAGTTCTGCAAGAAGCCTCTCTTGCCTTGCTGCGTCACCCAGAGTACTGGATCTACGCTGGGTCCGAAAGTCAGCAAACTCGTCTAAGCGCGGCTGAAGCTCAGTTTAATCGATTAGCTTTAGCAGAGCGCAGTAAGTTTGGCGAGGAAACTCTGACCAACTTCAACACTCGTAGGCAACTGAAGTCAGCCAATGACGCATCTGCCCTGACTGTTGCTGAACCCGGTGGTGCATTGACTAACACCAGTCAAGCTCCCAGTGAGTACATTGTGGTGACCATCCTGGTCGGGACGCAAGGTAAATGGCAGTTCCCAGCCATCAACAACACCGAAGATTTGCGACGAGCACTTAGCCAGATTGGTGCTATCCCTAGCGAACAACTGCTAGCAGTGGAGATTCTGTGGACTCCTCAAGCTGAGGATGACACTCTGACCACAGACGACATGATAGCGGAGTATCCCAACCTCAAACTCGTCTAG
- the thiS gene encoding sulfur carrier protein ThiS — MSDLSGLSNFSDAITVQVNGEPQTCSRSILLPNLLEQLGLNPRLIAVEYNGEILHRQFWADTQVQEGDRLEIVTIVGGG, encoded by the coding sequence ATGTCTGATCTGTCTGGTCTGTCTAATTTTTCTGATGCCATTACGGTGCAAGTGAACGGTGAACCCCAAACTTGTTCCCGCTCTATCCTTCTACCAAATTTGTTAGAACAACTCGGACTCAACCCCCGTTTGATTGCTGTTGAGTATAACGGTGAGATTCTGCATCGGCAGTTTTGGGCAGATACCCAAGTGCAAGAAGGCGATCGCCTGGAGATTGTCACCATTGTGGGCGGCGGTTAG